The sequence ATCACCATAATTAGAGTAACCCAAGCAAACTGCACAATCCTCATCACAACTAGCAGACCTGAACTAGTGGGGAGTAGGGCTAAGGGTAGGAGAAAGGAGACCAGAAATTGAAGACTTCACATCACCAAGTGTTTGCTTCTCCTAAATCCTTGGCAATTTGTGGGAGGTGGGAGAGAACTGAGCTATGATGACTACTTCAAACCCGTTCAGAATAAGATCCCAGAGGGATAGGGTCTACTGGGTCAGTGTCTCTATCACCTCAGTCCTTTAACACCCCGAGAATGGGTTGTTGGGTTCTTTCTGCCTTTGGCCTGGTTTACAATTGAACAGCTTTGCTTGGGGCCACTATCCGTGTCAGGTCCTTGGCCTTGGGCGTTTGTTGATCCCTGAGTGGGAGGGTGAGGGGAAAGGTCTCTGCCCCTCCTCTCTGTTCTGAATGTCTGGGCCAGGCCAGGGCACAGGGGTGAGAGGTCATCCTTCCtgccctccacccacccccagctctttccctttttaaaactGCCAAAGGTCTTGTTTCCAGAAGTGGACTCAACCACATTAATGGTTCCTGCTGCCCATCCCTTTTCTCTTAGTGAAACAATTTCCTggtttttaattctcattttcattttttctctcctcccGTTATGTTTATAAGTCTCTAAAAGGGCACATTTTGGATGAAGAGTGTTGCTTCTGTTTTTCAAGTGGGGGCATGGGGAAAACTAGAATCCAGGGTTTCCTGGGTAGACACTTTCAGGGTGGTCCCATACAGCTAAGCGTTATTCTCTAATAAACATAGGGAAACATCACTTGGAGCATTTGCCCTGGAGTGTGTGTAAGAGATCATGTCTGAATGCTGGCTGTGTTCTTAGCCTAACATGAAACTATAGGCTTTTAAAATCAGATTCCACATTCCCGAAGACGTTCCTGTTTGAAAACTTGGAAAACATCAACTGAGTTTTTTTGGAGGGTGAGGGGATGTAAAAATCTATCCTAGTAGAGTGGAAGATCCCATGCTCCATTCCAAAGTGACAAAAAGGTGTACTCTGCATCGGATGTTCTGGAAGAAGGACCTCCCTGAGAACCCTGGAGAACTTCTTTATTCAGAGAATATCCAACATCGAGATGGGTCTTTGCCCGAATTTTTTGGCTTCTGGAGAGGGATATGTTGTTTGTTTCCCCTtccctgggaaatttagcaaccCAAAACCCCAAATCAGGATTGGTGCCGCATTTCTCCTTCACCCGACAACAGAGCAGGGCGCCCCGCGCATCTCCGGGTGTAGCAAGTGCGTGGCCCCGCGCTCTGGACACGGGGCCTAGGGTCCCGCAGCCTGGCGAGTCACGGAGGCACGGCTCCGAACTTGTCAGGGCTTGAAGGAGCGCCAGACCCGATCGCGGGGCTACCGAGGGGCTGGTCTGGGTGTGCGTGGGAAGGGGACGAAGGGGTCTATCCCCAGCTCCGAGGAAGCTTCGCTCTGAGCGGCAGCAGGGGTTCTTTGTCCTTCCTGTTATTTCCTGAGAAGGAATTATTCTCTTTAAATGCCTGTTCTTTGCGCCTACGAACTCCCTTCCGCCCACCTCTGTGCTCGCTCGCGGAGAGGCCTGTTTCTTGGGAAGAAGGGAGACACGACCTTTAGCAAAGGCAACCGGCCTGCGCCTCCTCCCCGTGGCGGCGGGCAGGGCGAGGGGCCAGCCCCTCTGCATGCGAGAGACTGAAGGACAGAGATCCAGAGGCAGTGAGCCTCCCAGGCCCGGCCGGAGGAAGCCGGCTGCCTGGGACCATTGCGCAGGACCAGGCCCAGCTCGCTGCACAAAGCGGCCCGCAGCTCCTTATTCGGCAGGAGTGGCACTGcggtccctcctccctcctgcctgcctggctAGTGCCTGAATGGGAGTCTGAAGACGGGATTTTCCCTCCCCTGAGCTTACTGACAGtttgggatgtgtgtgtgtgtgtgtgtgtgtgtgtgtgtgtgttggtttgtgcgtatgagagagagagaggtggtgggggtgggggggacacGAAGAGAAGAACACACTCAAGGAAACAGTGAGTGGTCAcattctccctcctttctcttccttccttaaGTCCCCAGTGTTAGAGTCCCAGTAGCTCCTGGTGAGGTTTTAATAGGACCTGCCTACAGTAAATCAGACCTGAagaagttgtgtgtgtgtctgtgtgttgtaAACCATTCCTGTGACTTGAACCTATTAGGTGACATCTTTATAGAAAATCACCAGAAATCACACTAATGGGTGTTACTGGTACTGAGACCTTCTGGTCTCCATCTTCCATCTTCTTCACTTCCTCAGATACAGACTCAGGGCAGCTGAGGAGAGGGGCAGGTTGCCCTGCTGAAGGAAGAACTGAGTACTTAGTGATCAGGCTGGTAGGAATGAACTCTTCCAGCCATGGGAGGGACTAGCAGAGAGCCTAATTGAGTTAGAAAGACCagggacaacaacaacaacacacacatacacacacacacacctcaagtGTCCAAAGGTATTTATAGACTGTgagggtgttttttgtttgtttgtttgtttgtgggttttttgtttgtttgtttgtttgtttgcttctctTTGTTTCCCGGCTGTTTTGGAAAAGTAAGATTGAGAATCTTTAGACACAATACCTCCCTGTCCCTAACTTTTAGTTTTCTCAGCATTGAGAGGAAGCATCTCATTTCTGAGTTAGACAAACAACCAGGAACACTAACTTTCTTAATCACTTGTAGCATCATTTGAAAATCTCTGTGTTCCCTTCAGGCTTGTTTGATAAATTCTTGCTCTTTCAAAAACTATCTCAACTATGCAAATTCCTTCACATAATTCAGGTTTTAATTCTGAGAGAGATGAAGTagacagggaggggaagggtggcataaaatacaaactaggaagGGAATATCTTATCTGCTCTTGCAGAGTAGAAAGCTTATCTGTCATTAATTGTTAATGTCACTCTAAATGGAGTAATTTGTTCTGGCAACTGTGAAGATATCACTTACTTTGAAGTTAGGGGTACCAACTGGGAGGTGGTGTAAGAAATAAAGGTGTCTTCTTGGGGCAGAAATTTCTGTTACACAGCAAACCTCCAAACCCACAAACTCCCTTAAGCCAAGGGACCTACATTATCAAGTTTCAGTTAACATTTTTCTCTAAGTCCtccaatagatttttttttcctgtccatACCTTTCTGTAGGCTTGAGCAGAGGGGTGGGTAGGAGAAGATGGGGGAGCACacatcacaaatttaaaaatctgattttgtttcatttatttaaataaatataaatataaattttatataaaactattCACATGTGAAGGGACTTCCAACAACTTGGATTTGAAACTCTCCCCAGGCAAATTTTCAGAAAGCAAGACCTACAGGTTTAATTTCTAAGTTATTGGTAACctcaatgatttcattttaaaataacaaaaataatgaagcaaCCTGTGTTCTTATCAGGTTCTGAAAAACAGGGACAGAGAAATGACATGCACTTTCAAACAACCCTTTACAATAGTAAACCAACCCTGTTTTCCTTGTGTTATACAATAATACTGAGTAGAATTCTAGattatttacattgttttaataAACCATCTATAACTCCCAAGCAGAGCTCCAAATAAACAGGTCAAGAAGGAGATGCGAAGGGTCAGGGCCAGCTTTGAACTCCCAGGACTTCTTCACTAGTTCCTTCTCCAGATGGGTTGAGGACGATGGGGAGAATTTTGGCCCCTGGGTGCCCTAGGTGTTGGCGTTGCGGGGGCTACAGGGAGCAGCTGGTGTGCGGGGGCGGCTCCCTCATAAAGGGGAAATCTCCTTGTCTTCGTTAGCGGAGGCTGGGGACAAGGAGTCCTCGTCCTCCGAACGCGCGTAGTGAGCTTGGCTACCGACGCATTTGCAGCCCGCGTGACTGTTCCTCTGGGcacccttcccctccttcttGTGCTTCACCCGGCGGTTCTGAAACCAGATTTTCACCTGCTTCTCCGACAGGTTCAGGTAGGTAGCGATTTCGATCCTCCGGAGTCGAGACAGGTACATGTTGGAGGAGAATTCCCGCTCCAGCTCCAGGAGCTGAGTGCTGGTGAACGCCGTTCTCATCCTCTTGCCGTTGGGTACCTGGCTGGTGTCGGAGCCTCCTGCTGACCAGCCAAGAGAGGGCAAAGAGGTAAGGCTCCGGAGAGGTGCTCCCACCCTCCCTATCCCTTAGAAAGGACGACTCTCAGGGACCCACCCCAAACACCTGTTTTGATCCTTCATTCTTTCCCATTTCGTGGCACGTAGTTATTTATCAGGGGGAGGAAAGATACGCCCAAAGTAAATCAAGACCTTGATGCGTAGGACACAAAGTTAAAGGATTAAAGAGGGTGGAAGCTTGCACTTGTTTGATTGTGTCCTTTGAAGTCTAGTGGAGAGGGGCGCAGGCTTAACCAAAAGCGTTGAAACGCTCTAGCTAGCCGAACGCGGGATGCCCTACTTCGGTTCAAATACACCCACCCTAAACTACAACCAGTTAACTTCTGGTTTCTCCGCAGTCATGTTCGAGGTCCCAAGGGCCCCGATATTACGCGAAACTCGTGCACCTGTAGAGTGAAGCGCACCGAGCTGCGTGGAGAGATTGGCAAGCTAACTTCCACCTTTGTGAAACTTCTGGGGATGATCCCACAGTTACACTGAaagcccctcctccctcccctcccccggaCTCTCTTCCTCCACTGGTGGAGGAAAGTTTGCTCCTGAGAGCGCAAAAGGCTCGGCGCGCAGGTACCCAGAGACCCCGCCCTACCCATGGTGAGGCAGTGGAATCTCCGCGGATCCGCCACGTTGTAGGTGGTGGCAGCACAGACAGGTGCGTGATGCTGCGGGTGCCCCAAAGCAGCTGCGGCAGCTGCGGCCGCGGCCGCTGCGGCCGCTGCGGCAGCAGAGCCTGGCTGCTGGggctgatggtggtgatggtggtgctgtggcgggtggtggtgatgatgcgCGTGGCTCACCCGTGGGCAAAACTGCGCATCCCCAGGACCCGAGGAGAACTGGCTCTTGAGCAGAGGCAGGGCCCCGGTGCCCCCTGCcgccccgccgccgcccccgacccctgcacccccagcccctgcGCCCCCTCCACTAGCGCCTGCGGGTGCGCGAGAGGAGTGCAGGTGCGAAGTGACGCAGAGCGGGCACACGCAGAAAGCACCGCTTTTGCGGGACGGGCAGCCGGGCCCCGACACAGACATCACCAAAGGGGACGGCATGCCCAGCGGGATGAAGAAATCCGGCCCGGGGTGCGGTTCGGGCAGCGAGGGTGCAGGCCGTGAGGAGTCCTTGATGATGAGCGA comes from Sciurus carolinensis chromosome 10, mSciCar1.2, whole genome shotgun sequence and encodes:
- the Gsx2 gene encoding GS homeobox 2 — translated: MSRSFYVDSLIIKDSSRPAPSLPEPHPGPDFFIPLGMPSPLVMSVSGPGCPSRKSGAFCVCPLCVTSHLHSSRAPAGASGGGAGAGGAGVGGGGGAAGGTGALPLLKSQFSSGPGDAQFCPRVSHAHHHHHPPQHHHHHHQPQQPGSAAAAAAAAAAAAAAAALGHPQHHAPVCAATTYNVADPRRFHCLTMGGSDTSQVPNGKRMRTAFTSTQLLELEREFSSNMYLSRLRRIEIATYLNLSEKQVKIWFQNRRVKHKKEGKGAQRNSHAGCKCVGSQAHYARSEDEDSLSPASANEDKEISPL